In a genomic window of Cyanobacteriota bacterium:
- a CDS encoding IS110 family transposase, protein MSKKTLDVYLIEEKKHFKIENDTKSVKKLIKLLKNLEIDLTIVEASCGYENILVDLFLEGQIAIARINPRQMRDFAKSQGILAKTDKIDSKVIAQYGLVSQPRELLILDKETRMVRDLIDRRYQLSEAIKMDKSRLDKFSFKKSISSTKRHLKWLEKDFERIEKELIDLVNNSAELKQRNQLLQSIPGVGNATSFTLLAYMPELGKLTGKQISALAGVAPFNCDSGTSIKKKRKVWGGRFQVRRVLYMATLVACQFNPAIKEIYWSLRTKGKAPKVAIVACMRRLLVTMNSMIKYQTKWHFAEI, encoded by the coding sequence GTGTCTAAAAAAACATTAGATGTATATTTAATTGAAGAAAAAAAGCATTTTAAGATTGAAAATGACACAAAATCAGTCAAAAAATTGATAAAACTACTAAAAAACCTAGAAATAGATCTAACAATCGTTGAAGCTAGCTGTGGTTATGAAAATATACTCGTTGACTTGTTTTTAGAAGGACAAATAGCAATAGCTCGAATTAACCCAAGGCAGATGAGAGATTTTGCTAAATCTCAAGGAATATTGGCAAAGACTGACAAAATTGATTCAAAAGTAATTGCACAGTATGGCTTAGTCTCACAGCCAAGAGAGCTGTTGATTCTTGATAAAGAAACAAGAATGGTCCGAGACCTTATTGATAGAAGGTATCAGCTTTCCGAAGCTATTAAAATGGATAAATCAAGATTAGATAAATTCAGTTTTAAGAAATCAATATCAAGCACTAAAAGACATCTTAAATGGCTAGAAAAAGATTTTGAGAGAATTGAAAAAGAGCTTATTGATTTAGTAAACAACTCAGCTGAGCTAAAACAACGAAACCAACTGCTACAAAGCATTCCAGGGGTAGGAAATGCAACATCATTTACATTGCTTGCATACATGCCTGAGTTGGGGAAATTAACAGGAAAACAAATTAGCGCACTTGCTGGAGTAGCGCCATTTAATTGTGATAGTGGAACGAGTATCAAGAAAAAAAGAAAAGTTTGGGGAGGAAGATTCCAGGTTCGCAGAGTACTTTACATGGCAACTCTAGTCGCGTGTCAATTTAATCCAGCCATAAAAGAAATTTATTGGAGTCTGAGAACTAAAGGAAAAGCCCCCAAAGTAGCCATCGTTGCCTGTATGAGAAGGCTCTTGGTTACAATGAATTCTATGATTAAGTATCAAACTAAATGGCATTTTGCAGAAATTTAA